The genomic region TGGTAATTAGCATGAATTTATAATCATAAATGTAGCATGTGCAATGAGATCAAGTCCTATGTTGTCCTCATCATGGAAACCAAAATGATGTCATGGCAGTGTGTATACATATGGAGACCAGAGCCAAGCTACATCTGCTGAAACACACAATATCTCCTGAATCCATTTGTTATAGACTTCTTGACCTCACTGTTCCTAAGGCTGTAAATAATAGGGTTTAGCAAAGGAGTTGCAATATTGTAGAAAACAGAAACTAGTTTATCTCGATCTAAAGAATAACTGGACTTAGGTCTTACATAAGTGAAACTGCCAGTTCCATAGAATATTGTAACTATTGTAAGATGAGATGTACAGGTAGAAAATGTTTTCCATCTTCCCACTCCTGCCTTCATTTTAAGGATTTTGCAAACAATGAAGGCGTAGGACACAAAAATCATCAAAAGTGGACCAAGTCCTACAAATACCCCACTTACTGCAAAGAGTAGAATCTCATTAACATGAGTGTCTGTGCATGATAGTTTTAGCAAAGGTGGAATGTCACAGAAGAAATGGTTAATGCTATAATGGCAGAAGGGCAACTGGGCAATGAGTAGCGTGTGGAGTAAAGAGTGTAGAGCACTACTAAATATTGCACCAGACAGCAACTTGTAACAAACTGCTCTGTTCATGATGAGAATATAGTGCAAGGGTCTACAGATGGCCAAGTAGCGATCATAAGCCATGATGGCAAGAAGTACACATTCAGCGCTTTCCAGAAAGATCATACTATACAGCTGTACTATACAACCAGCAAAGGAAATTGTGTTCTGCTTTGAAGCAAGAAAGAACAACATTTGTGGCACTGTGACAGAGATATAACAAATGTCTATTATAGATAATTTGCCTAATAAAAAGTACATCGGGGTTTGTAGGCTGTCATATGAATTTGTTATAATGATTATGACCAGATTGCCTAATATCgttgttacatacacacatacaaataataaaaataacaatatacgCTTCTCAGTCATGTCTGGATATCCCAGAATGGTGAATTGCAGTACTGATGTGAGATTTTCAGGAGACATTTTATCTTCTGTCAGTGCTGCCTGCAAAGAGAAAAcgcaaaatatttttcttacaatGATCTTGCACTCCTGGATAGCCTCTTTATCTGCTTCAGATGAGTTTATAGCTATACACTTGTATGCCTGCTGCTCATTTGTTAACAAGTAGTATTCTGATCTGGAGTGCCACAGttagattaaagggccactaaacacaaaatctttctttcatatttcagatagagaatacaaatttaaacaacattacaatttacttctattatttattttgcttcatttttatatatatccttagttgaagaaaaagcaatgcacatggtgagccaatcacacaaggcttctatgtgcagcaaccaatcagcagctactgagcatatctagatatgcttttcagcaaagagtatcaagagaataaaacaaattagataatataagtaaattagaaagatgtttaaaattgtattctctttctaaatcatgaaagaaaaaatatgggtttcatggccctttaagttagattATGTATTTAAACTCTTCATGGGGATTAAACacagtaaaatataacttttttaaatgtaaagtgcCTTTAAGTT from Bombina bombina isolate aBomBom1 chromosome 2, aBomBom1.pri, whole genome shotgun sequence harbors:
- the LOC128647098 gene encoding olfactory receptor 5V1-like, whose amino-acid sequence is MSPENLTSVLQFTILGYPDMTEKRILLFLLFVCVYVTTILGNLVIIIITNSYDSLQTPMYFLLGKLSIIDICYISVTVPQMLFFLASKQNTISFAGCIVQLYSMIFLESAECVLLAIMAYDRYLAICRPLHYILIMNRAVCYKLLSGAIFSSALHSLLHTLLIAQLPFCHYSINHFFCDIPPLLKLSCTDTHVNEILLFAVSGVFVGLGPLLMIFVSYAFIVCKILKMKAGVGRWKTFSTCTSHLTIVTIFYGTGSFTYVRPKSSYSLDRDKLVSVFYNIATPLLNPIIYSLRNSEVKKSITNGFRRYCVFQQM